In Sutterella faecalis, a genomic segment contains:
- a CDS encoding efflux RND transporter periplasmic adaptor subunit → MSDAPQKFRIFPVVLALIAGLALGGAGVMLYMKHQSAGMPKTEAPLPAAAGKKAPEGVELAEPDADGRPVLYWYDPMKPDAHFPKPGPSPFMDMDLVPKYADEADAGDGGEAPSVAVSPAVEQSLGLRTTIAQEGELRKEARLAAEVVLNEHDYAVVQARSGGFVESVSPLAVGDPVKAGEVLAKLTIPGWTEAQTEYLVQRETHAPQGAIEGTLRRLKLLGMPQKDIDDLIRTRRVKTVFTIEAPISGVVTAISMRAGMNVNASQTVAEIEGIDPIWVVASIPEAYARDVSREGTKFSLTSDAFPGESWKVLSDALLPGADASTRTLRLRLQVANPKGTLRPGMTAVLHIDAPGERGILIPREAVIDDGRMTRVIVKRDGRFYPTPVAIKDASGSTAAVAGVNAGDEIVLSSIYLIDSEASISGALERLKAPAEVDMSAMKEGDEHDRAH, encoded by the coding sequence ATGTCTGATGCCCCGCAGAAATTCCGCATTTTCCCCGTTGTTCTCGCGCTCATTGCCGGTCTCGCCCTGGGCGGAGCCGGCGTAATGCTTTACATGAAGCACCAGAGCGCCGGGATGCCGAAAACGGAAGCACCGCTTCCCGCCGCCGCCGGGAAAAAGGCGCCGGAGGGCGTGGAGCTTGCCGAGCCCGATGCCGACGGCCGCCCCGTGCTTTATTGGTACGATCCGATGAAGCCCGATGCGCACTTCCCGAAGCCCGGGCCCTCGCCCTTTATGGACATGGATCTCGTGCCGAAATATGCCGATGAAGCGGATGCGGGCGATGGCGGCGAGGCGCCGTCGGTTGCCGTATCGCCGGCCGTTGAGCAGTCGCTGGGACTGCGGACAACGATCGCGCAGGAGGGTGAGCTCAGAAAAGAGGCGAGGCTTGCTGCGGAAGTGGTTTTGAATGAACACGACTATGCCGTCGTGCAGGCGCGATCCGGAGGCTTCGTCGAATCGGTCTCGCCGCTTGCCGTGGGGGACCCCGTGAAGGCGGGCGAGGTCCTCGCAAAACTTACGATCCCGGGGTGGACGGAAGCGCAGACGGAATATCTTGTGCAGCGGGAAACGCATGCGCCTCAGGGGGCGATTGAGGGGACGCTGAGGCGCCTCAAACTCCTCGGCATGCCGCAGAAGGACATCGACGACCTCATCCGCACGCGCCGCGTGAAGACCGTCTTCACGATAGAAGCGCCGATCAGCGGCGTCGTGACGGCAATCTCCATGCGCGCCGGCATGAACGTCAATGCCTCTCAGACGGTTGCGGAAATTGAGGGCATCGACCCTATCTGGGTCGTCGCCTCCATCCCGGAAGCCTATGCGCGGGACGTCTCGAGGGAAGGAACAAAATTCAGCCTCACGTCGGACGCCTTCCCCGGAGAATCCTGGAAAGTACTCTCCGATGCCCTTCTTCCCGGAGCAGACGCATCAACGCGGACGCTGAGACTCCGCCTTCAGGTCGCCAACCCCAAAGGAACGCTTCGCCCCGGCATGACGGCCGTGCTTCATATTGATGCGCCGGGCGAAAGGGGAATTCTCATTCCGCGCGAAGCCGTGATCGACGACGGCCGCATGACGCGGGTCATTGTGAAGCGCGACGGCCGTTTTTATCCGACGCCGGTTGCCATTAAGGATGCTTCGGGGAGCACCGCCGCCGTCGCGGGGGTGAATGCAGGCGACGAAATCGTCCTTTCCTCCATCTACCTCATTGATTCTGAAGCCTCTATTTCCGGTGCGCTCGAGCGGTTGAAGGCTCCGGCAGAGGTGGATATGAGTGCAATGAAAGAGGGAGACGAACATGATCGCGCTCATTAA
- a CDS encoding copper-binding protein: protein MNRMFALGVLAVLSASVYAADGSMAGMDHSAHMGMMQGESAQASQNAVAAKGVVKSVDMKSGKVTISHEPIPELKWPAMTMRFTFRDPKMVEGVKAGDKVTFTFVQEGTLSVLQTLSH, encoded by the coding sequence ATGAATCGCATGTTTGCTCTTGGTGTTCTGGCAGTTCTTTCCGCTTCCGTTTATGCCGCTGACGGCAGCATGGCCGGCATGGATCATTCCGCTCATATGGGAATGATGCAGGGCGAAAGCGCTCAGGCTTCTCAGAATGCTGTTGCCGCAAAGGGCGTCGTCAAGTCGGTCGACATGAAGTCGGGGAAGGTGACGATCAGCCACGAACCGATTCCGGAACTCAAGTGGCCCGCGATGACGATGCGCTTTACCTTCCGCGATCCGAAGATGGTCGAGGGCGTCAAGGCGGGCGACAAGGTGACCTTCACCTTCGTTCAGGAAGGCACGCTTTCTGTTCTTCAGACGCTCTCGCACTGA
- a CDS encoding branched-chain amino acid aminotransferase has translation MEPKKDIDWSKLGFGYTATEYRWQATWEDGKWTEDGLVEDPKLHLYESACVFQYSQSCFEGLKAYRTKEGKIVTFRPDMNAERMYNSAQRLEMPPLPKELFLKSIDEVVRANAQWVPPYGTGCSLYIRPFMIGSGPQIGVAPAPSYLYRVFVMPVGAYFKGAVKPLKLCVSDFDRAAPHGTGDIKAGLNYAMSLHPTMEAHRNGYAENLYLDPQTRTYVEETGGANILFVDQDNTLVVPKSNSILPSITRRSLVYVGEHYLGLKVVERQVRFDEIKNFKECCLCGTAAVLAPVGLIHTHEGDIMIPSGMDKMGEVCTKLRTTLTGIQDGAIEAPKGWIREIC, from the coding sequence ATGGAACCCAAAAAAGACATCGACTGGTCGAAGCTCGGCTTCGGCTACACCGCCACTGAATATCGCTGGCAGGCTACCTGGGAAGACGGCAAGTGGACCGAAGACGGCCTCGTTGAGGATCCGAAGCTTCACCTTTACGAATCCGCCTGCGTCTTCCAGTACTCGCAGAGCTGCTTCGAAGGCCTGAAGGCCTACCGCACGAAGGAAGGCAAGATCGTTACCTTCCGTCCGGACATGAATGCCGAACGCATGTACAACTCCGCACAGCGCCTTGAGATGCCGCCCCTTCCGAAGGAGCTCTTCCTCAAGTCGATCGACGAAGTCGTCCGCGCCAATGCCCAGTGGGTTCCGCCCTACGGCACCGGCTGCTCGCTCTACATCCGTCCCTTCATGATCGGTTCGGGCCCGCAGATCGGCGTCGCTCCGGCTCCCTCCTACCTCTACCGCGTCTTCGTGATGCCGGTTGGCGCCTACTTCAAGGGCGCCGTGAAGCCCCTGAAGCTCTGCGTTTCCGACTTCGACCGCGCGGCTCCGCACGGCACGGGCGACATCAAGGCGGGCCTCAACTACGCGATGTCTCTCCATCCGACGATGGAAGCCCACCGCAACGGCTATGCCGAGAACCTCTACCTCGATCCGCAGACCCGCACCTACGTTGAGGAAACCGGCGGCGCCAACATCCTCTTCGTTGATCAGGACAACACGCTCGTCGTTCCGAAGTCGAACTCGATTCTTCCGTCGATCACCCGGCGCTCCCTCGTCTACGTCGGCGAACACTATCTCGGCCTCAAGGTTGTTGAACGCCAGGTTCGCTTCGACGAGATCAAGAACTTCAAGGAATGCTGCCTCTGCGGCACGGCCGCAGTGCTCGCCCCGGTGGGCCTCATCCACACCCACGAAGGCGACATCATGATTCCGTCCGGCATGGACAAGATGGGCGAAGTGTGCACGAAGCTGCGCACGACCCTCACGGGCATCCAGGACGGCGCCATTGAAGCTCCGAAGGGCTGGATCCGCGAGATCTGCTGA
- a CDS encoding LysR family transcriptional regulator: protein MSNETHLNIAQHAILEGKSRVAAGGINAACDKLGVEPSTVSRTLKALETEIGSPLFSRASRPAALTELGRRAYAKVAPILSAQDAFLAELRGDRDRLAGVIRVASHAGIGPHEIIPKLVEFQMTYPEIQLELYELSAPIPSGFTSTDGEPIDVIVGYGPEKIPANVVRRHCGVMPFIACASPLYVRRHGMPLEPKDLRLHAGILINSPTRNSTTSLRRGDREEKLHWKQRMVVHNLMSAQRAAAMGGGIVPDLPLYHCAALLESKLLIQVLPGWHRAPLDCYVFASEEAWERRRVQVFVEWMAERERETLAELREMHPEFY from the coding sequence ATGAGCAATGAAACGCACTTAAATATTGCGCAGCATGCAATACTTGAGGGAAAGTCCCGAGTTGCTGCCGGAGGCATCAACGCCGCCTGCGACAAGCTCGGCGTTGAGCCGAGCACCGTGAGCCGGACGCTTAAGGCGCTCGAGACGGAGATCGGGTCGCCGCTTTTCTCACGGGCTTCGCGCCCTGCCGCCCTCACTGAGCTTGGCCGCCGGGCTTATGCAAAGGTAGCTCCCATTCTTTCGGCGCAGGATGCATTTCTAGCCGAACTGAGGGGCGACCGCGACCGGTTGGCGGGCGTCATCCGCGTGGCGTCGCACGCCGGCATCGGACCGCATGAAATCATTCCGAAGCTTGTGGAATTCCAGATGACGTATCCGGAAATTCAGCTCGAGCTCTATGAACTTTCGGCGCCCATTCCTTCGGGCTTCACGTCGACGGACGGCGAACCCATTGATGTGATCGTGGGCTACGGGCCCGAGAAGATCCCGGCGAATGTGGTGCGGCGTCATTGCGGCGTCATGCCCTTCATTGCCTGTGCGTCACCCCTTTACGTCCGCCGTCACGGGATGCCGCTCGAGCCGAAGGACCTGCGCCTGCATGCCGGGATTCTCATCAACAGTCCGACGAGAAATTCGACGACGTCTCTGCGGCGGGGAGACCGGGAGGAGAAGCTCCATTGGAAGCAGCGGATGGTGGTGCACAACCTCATGTCCGCACAGCGGGCCGCTGCCATGGGCGGCGGGATCGTGCCGGATCTCCCGCTCTACCACTGCGCGGCGCTCCTCGAGTCGAAGCTTCTCATCCAGGTGCTCCCCGGTTGGCATAGAGCGCCCCTTGACTGCTATGTCTTTGCGTCAGAAGAAGCCTGGGAGCGGCGCCGCGTTCAGGTCTTTGTCGAATGGATGGCAGAGCGCGAGCGCGAGACGCTTGCTGAACTGAGAGAGATGCATCCCGAATTTTATTGA
- the dcuC gene encoding C4-dicarboxylate transporter DcuC has product MTWLIWLALAVIVLTVWALVKRLETRLVLIIAGLVLCFASGEPMKAFQAFVKGMTNVTLVPAICAAMGFAAAVTAAKCDEHLVALMSAPLKKLGGLLIPAATLITFGINIAIMSAAGTAATAGATFIPLLIRAGIRPAAAAAAVGGGTMCGLLLNPGCAHDIYVAEMAKMDLMAFIGWALPYIVGLVVVATLVNSALAIFHWHDHKAEAEAVAKGTQSAGEAPAVKVNVLKAFAPLVPLVILIAAAVWFPKAGVDVVVAMICGIAYIALVTLMNPGELSKAFFKGMGTGYAQVIGLIVAAGVFSTGLQASGAVAAFIDALKHSNELARWGAAIGPFLMALGTGSGEAAIWAFNQAVTPSAASFGMEPHSLGLLAILAGQFGRTASPLAGAIIIVAGMASADPMSVAKRLFPGMVVAVILSALIVV; this is encoded by the coding sequence ATGACCTGGCTTATCTGGCTCGCGCTTGCCGTGATCGTTCTCACGGTTTGGGCGCTCGTCAAGCGGCTCGAAACGAGGCTCGTCCTCATCATTGCCGGTCTCGTGCTTTGCTTTGCTTCCGGCGAACCGATGAAGGCCTTTCAGGCCTTCGTGAAAGGCATGACGAACGTCACGCTCGTGCCGGCCATCTGCGCCGCAATGGGCTTTGCCGCCGCTGTGACGGCCGCGAAATGCGACGAACATCTCGTGGCGCTCATGTCGGCGCCCTTGAAGAAGCTGGGCGGTCTCCTCATCCCGGCCGCAACGCTTATCACCTTCGGCATCAACATCGCGATCATGTCGGCTGCGGGCACCGCGGCCACCGCGGGCGCCACCTTCATTCCGCTTCTCATCCGCGCCGGCATCCGACCGGCTGCCGCAGCCGCTGCTGTGGGCGGCGGCACCATGTGCGGCCTTCTTCTGAACCCCGGCTGCGCGCACGACATCTACGTCGCCGAAATGGCAAAGATGGACCTCATGGCCTTCATCGGCTGGGCTCTACCCTACATCGTCGGCCTCGTCGTCGTTGCCACTCTCGTCAACTCCGCACTGGCCATTTTCCACTGGCACGACCACAAGGCTGAGGCTGAAGCCGTTGCGAAGGGCACCCAAAGCGCCGGGGAAGCGCCCGCCGTCAAAGTGAACGTTCTCAAGGCCTTTGCTCCCCTTGTGCCCCTCGTCATCCTCATCGCCGCGGCTGTCTGGTTCCCCAAAGCGGGCGTCGACGTCGTGGTCGCCATGATCTGCGGCATCGCCTACATCGCGCTCGTCACGCTCATGAACCCAGGCGAACTCTCCAAGGCCTTCTTCAAGGGCATGGGCACGGGCTACGCCCAGGTGATCGGCCTCATCGTCGCCGCCGGCGTCTTTTCCACAGGCCTTCAGGCTTCGGGGGCGGTCGCGGCCTTCATTGATGCCCTCAAGCACTCGAACGAGCTCGCCCGCTGGGGCGCTGCGATCGGTCCCTTCCTGATGGCGCTCGGCACGGGTTCAGGCGAAGCCGCAATCTGGGCCTTCAATCAGGCGGTCACACCGTCGGCGGCAAGCTTCGGCATGGAGCCCCATTCACTCGGGCTGCTTGCCATCCTGGCCGGCCAGTTCGGCCGCACGGCGAGTCCGCTCGCGGGCGCAATCATCATCGTGGCCGGCATGGCTTCCGCCGATCCGATGAGCGTTGCCAAACGCCTCTTCCCTGGCATGGTCGTTGCCGTCATCCTCTCCGCTCTCATTGTGGTTTGA
- a CDS encoding amidohydrolase: MFDLVIRGATVVDPLSGSVSEKDVGILDGLIAEVAPSIADSGAARTIGASGLILQPGIIDTHLHLSPSPLGQRMAVQAGVTAAIEMAGPIDKVLDDMANSGCGLTVAVLNAILPGQNVSSANPGTDEINGFIDQSLASGAFGVKLLGGHYPLTPEASRAYLAAAHDRGVYMAWHAGSTTAGSNLKGLEEAIELAEGRPFHLAHLNAYCRGGILPAALECARAAELLEAHPEIVTESYLSARNGCPLGTDENGIPLSAIVRINLKRLGLPENREGMLSAIKAGELSVIRPENGILELITGKAGAQWFESAPGPKDGSFDHVNPAVSRVFFATQKRAGGEFLVDAISTDGGAIPRNVIVDYGLSLVNISALTAVEFAAKTSLIPARMLGLAAKGFIAPGADADITIYDPAARKAVHAFSSGRQILASGEVVGSGGTVLCTSEGEDAVKKRGLSAQILSCGIPALKRSFGKKTA, encoded by the coding sequence ATGTTCGATCTCGTCATTCGCGGCGCCACGGTAGTCGATCCGCTTTCCGGATCCGTCAGCGAAAAGGATGTCGGCATCCTTGACGGACTGATTGCCGAAGTCGCGCCTTCGATTGCGGATTCAGGCGCCGCTCGCACAATAGGCGCTTCCGGGCTCATCCTTCAGCCCGGCATCATCGACACGCACCTGCACCTCTCACCGAGTCCGCTCGGGCAGCGCATGGCAGTACAGGCGGGCGTCACCGCCGCCATTGAAATGGCCGGTCCCATCGATAAAGTGCTCGACGATATGGCGAACTCTGGATGCGGTCTCACGGTCGCCGTGCTGAATGCCATTCTTCCGGGTCAGAACGTTTCAAGCGCAAACCCCGGAACCGACGAGATCAACGGATTCATCGACCAGTCGCTCGCTTCCGGAGCTTTCGGCGTAAAGCTTCTGGGCGGTCATTATCCACTCACGCCGGAAGCGTCGCGAGCCTACCTTGCGGCCGCTCACGACCGAGGCGTCTACATGGCATGGCACGCGGGCTCCACCACAGCCGGATCCAACCTCAAGGGACTTGAGGAGGCGATCGAACTCGCCGAAGGACGACCCTTTCACCTTGCTCATCTGAACGCCTATTGCCGCGGAGGGATTCTCCCTGCAGCGCTCGAATGCGCCCGAGCGGCAGAGCTCCTTGAGGCGCATCCGGAAATCGTGACGGAGAGCTACCTCTCTGCACGAAATGGCTGCCCGCTCGGCACTGATGAGAATGGCATTCCCCTGTCCGCAATTGTGCGCATCAATCTGAAGCGCCTTGGGCTACCGGAAAACCGTGAAGGCATGCTCTCGGCCATCAAAGCCGGCGAACTCTCCGTCATCCGTCCAGAAAACGGAATCCTTGAACTCATCACGGGAAAGGCGGGAGCGCAATGGTTTGAATCGGCTCCAGGTCCCAAGGACGGATCCTTCGACCACGTGAATCCGGCTGTTTCTCGTGTCTTCTTTGCCACGCAAAAACGAGCCGGCGGCGAATTTCTCGTCGACGCCATCAGCACGGATGGCGGCGCCATTCCGCGCAACGTCATCGTCGACTACGGTCTTTCGCTCGTCAACATCTCCGCACTCACGGCCGTGGAATTCGCCGCCAAAACGTCCCTCATTCCGGCCCGCATGCTGGGGCTTGCAGCCAAAGGCTTCATTGCGCCCGGAGCCGACGCCGACATCACGATCTACGACCCGGCAGCGCGCAAGGCCGTCCACGCCTTCTCGAGCGGCCGGCAGATTCTCGCTTCGGGCGAAGTTGTCGGCTCGGGCGGCACGGTCCTCTGCACATCCGAAGGCGAGGATGCCGTGAAAAAGCGCGGCCTCTCCGCTCAGATTCTTTCCTGCGGCATCCCCGCACTCAAGCGCTCGTTCGGGAAAAAGACCGCCTGA
- a CDS encoding porin: protein MHKTLHPTLAATALLLALPAVQAADLELFGFFDQGVAYVHEELNRGMASPAGQSAANVLNDKGLVADEATRSNVALGTGNVSTWGMKGSEKLNDDVSVVFHLESGFLADDGTIYGSGNQIFEREASLGIKSQRFGELKFGRMPALTTGSGTTGIFNSRVNPFGAGWGNMTGGWKFSGTLAQARWNNMVNYISPVMNGVKFHLQHSFGNANNATEGTHDADRWSAAGFTWTGEKFYLAGAVDWIKTGATNTRTDKDVWKALLGGHVNLDPVKLYGTVQYLKNTPYIGGYSTKEFAPLAQGQKLSKGFEAWAFSTGVDVPAAGGTIKASVGYGFGENQNVDEKNKFSRVNAGLGYLYPLSKRTSVYGITGFFMQDADWQQDNITAHEVILGLMHRW from the coding sequence ATGCATAAGACCCTTCATCCGACGCTCGCCGCCACCGCACTTCTTCTCGCTCTCCCCGCCGTTCAGGCCGCCGACCTTGAGCTCTTCGGCTTCTTCGACCAGGGTGTTGCCTACGTCCACGAGGAACTCAACCGCGGCATGGCCTCGCCTGCCGGCCAGAGCGCAGCCAATGTTCTGAACGACAAGGGCCTCGTCGCCGACGAAGCCACGCGCTCCAATGTCGCCCTCGGCACGGGCAACGTCTCCACCTGGGGCATGAAGGGAAGCGAAAAACTGAACGACGACGTTTCAGTTGTCTTCCATCTCGAAAGCGGCTTCCTTGCCGACGACGGCACAATCTACGGAAGCGGCAATCAGATTTTTGAGCGCGAAGCCTCGCTCGGCATCAAGTCGCAGCGCTTCGGCGAACTCAAGTTCGGCCGCATGCCTGCCCTCACGACCGGCTCGGGCACCACGGGCATCTTCAACAGCCGCGTCAACCCCTTCGGCGCCGGCTGGGGCAACATGACAGGCGGTTGGAAATTCTCGGGCACCCTCGCCCAGGCCCGCTGGAACAACATGGTGAACTACATTTCGCCCGTCATGAACGGCGTAAAGTTCCATCTGCAGCACTCCTTCGGAAACGCCAACAACGCCACTGAAGGCACGCACGACGCCGACCGCTGGTCCGCGGCAGGCTTTACCTGGACGGGTGAGAAGTTCTACCTCGCGGGCGCCGTCGACTGGATCAAGACGGGCGCGACCAACACCCGCACCGACAAGGACGTCTGGAAGGCGCTCCTCGGCGGCCATGTGAACCTTGACCCGGTGAAGCTCTACGGGACCGTGCAGTACCTGAAGAACACGCCCTATATCGGCGGCTATTCGACAAAGGAATTCGCGCCTCTGGCTCAGGGTCAGAAGCTCTCAAAGGGCTTCGAAGCCTGGGCTTTCTCCACGGGCGTTGATGTTCCGGCTGCGGGCGGCACCATCAAGGCATCGGTGGGCTACGGTTTCGGCGAAAACCAGAACGTGGACGAAAAGAACAAATTCAGCCGTGTGAATGCCGGCCTCGGCTACCTCTATCCGCTCTCAAAGCGCACTTCGGTCTACGGCATCACGGGCTTCTTCATGCAGGATGCCGACTGGCAGCAGGACAACATCACTGCGCATGAAGTCATCCTCGGTCTCATGCACCGCTGGTAA
- a CDS encoding lyase family protein — MLGMHMGQVPNPKGNAVAELPDHDTEYWLLRINRASIAANAEAGLLDRVLARRIRAGLDDMEREAGEKDAVRDELYITFEPKLLARCGMEASVLHVGRSSQDILATANAALNLEHLLWLGDAVREVLNALLDAARREKDAVVPAYTNGVQAQPNYWSHYLLAQSEVFGRDAERIFECRGRFDRSPMGSCVLNGTGWPLPAERMAELLGFSAVAANAFDAGQCAGNDLPLEASQIVASLMIHVSAFIADFMAQYSNPRPWILIESANGIYRSSAMPQKRNPGIVNDCRRDAGLVIGEAQGVMMRLMNLPLGMPDARDARSMAALLEDAAVVLRTLAGIIRSLRVNHERALEELNADWTCTQEIADQLVRRGGLDFRRAHGFASAFVTEAKKTGLTPATAGRDAFEALWEAFRSKEGNSDLPASFPLSDSSLAAALDPTVILAHRATPGSASPSEIEKGFIRAENRIRDISARTEIALAETRKSEARLEAALAAL; from the coding sequence ATGCTGGGAATGCACATGGGCCAGGTGCCGAACCCTAAAGGAAACGCAGTGGCAGAGCTCCCTGATCACGACACCGAATACTGGCTCCTTCGGATCAACCGCGCTTCGATCGCCGCCAATGCGGAAGCCGGGCTTCTCGATCGGGTGCTCGCGCGCCGGATTCGAGCCGGACTTGACGATATGGAACGTGAAGCCGGCGAAAAAGATGCGGTCCGCGACGAACTCTACATCACGTTTGAACCGAAGCTTCTTGCCCGGTGCGGCATGGAAGCGAGCGTGCTCCATGTCGGCCGTTCAAGCCAGGACATCCTCGCCACGGCCAATGCCGCGCTCAACCTTGAGCATCTTCTCTGGCTCGGCGACGCCGTGAGGGAAGTCCTCAATGCACTCCTTGATGCCGCACGCCGAGAAAAGGACGCTGTTGTACCAGCCTATACGAACGGCGTCCAGGCGCAGCCCAACTACTGGAGCCACTATCTCCTCGCGCAGTCCGAAGTCTTCGGCCGCGATGCCGAACGCATTTTCGAATGCCGCGGCCGCTTTGACCGCTCGCCCATGGGATCCTGCGTACTGAACGGCACCGGATGGCCGCTCCCCGCTGAAAGAATGGCAGAGCTCCTCGGTTTTTCCGCCGTCGCCGCCAACGCCTTCGACGCTGGTCAGTGCGCCGGAAACGACCTTCCGCTTGAAGCAAGCCAGATCGTCGCGTCGCTCATGATCCACGTCTCGGCCTTCATTGCGGACTTCATGGCGCAGTATTCGAATCCCCGTCCCTGGATTCTGATTGAGAGCGCAAACGGCATCTACCGCTCGAGCGCCATGCCGCAGAAGCGCAATCCCGGCATTGTGAACGACTGCCGCCGCGATGCGGGGCTCGTGATTGGCGAAGCCCAGGGCGTCATGATGCGCCTCATGAACCTCCCGCTCGGCATGCCGGACGCCCGGGACGCACGCTCCATGGCGGCGCTTCTCGAAGACGCGGCCGTGGTGCTGCGCACGCTTGCGGGCATCATCCGGTCGCTTCGCGTCAACCATGAACGTGCGCTCGAAGAGTTGAACGCCGACTGGACCTGCACTCAGGAGATCGCCGATCAGCTGGTACGACGAGGCGGCCTCGACTTCCGCCGCGCGCACGGCTTCGCGAGCGCCTTCGTTACCGAAGCCAAAAAGACAGGGCTCACGCCTGCGACCGCAGGGCGTGATGCTTTTGAAGCGCTCTGGGAAGCCTTCCGCTCGAAGGAAGGAAATAGCGATCTCCCGGCTTCATTTCCGCTTTCTGATAGCAGCCTGGCCGCTGCGCTCGATCCGACGGTCATCCTTGCTCACCGAGCCACTCCGGGAAGCGCTTCGCCCTCGGAAATCGAAAAAGGCTTCATCCGCGCGGAAAACCGCATCCGTGATATTTCAGCCCGCACGGAAATTGCGCTTGCCGAAACCCGAAAGAGCGAAGCTCGTCTTGAGGCTGCTCTGGCCGCCCTCTGA
- a CDS encoding L-lactate MFS transporter, translated as MNLMKKRWILLIVACTINLCAGSIYAWSVFAPPLAERLSLLTGEALTAGSLAAAFSLANAVGPIPMILGGAVNDRFGPRWVIASGGLLIGLGFFLAATAETTLSLILGYGIGFGLGLGLVYGSTINTTLKFFPDHRGLAGGLTTALYGLSSVILPPVALALISAEGIQYALIMLGTVFTVMIVSGGLFMQKCPDGFEAKFRSSTAAPVRPAREELNWRGMLRARRFPPMVLLLLCGAIPGMMIISHCWSAARELAGLDAAAASVAVSILALANVFGRILAGAASDRFGRLPSLMGALVLTLLGCTLLSAADGIAALWFWSGILLVGIAFGAFMGIYPGFTAEEFGAKSNSVNYGIMFCGFSIAGFVGPVAMNFLLETGFSYQEICLMASSLSLAGLFCGWIFSKSLPHKE; from the coding sequence ATGAACCTCATGAAGAAACGCTGGATTCTCCTCATCGTCGCCTGCACGATCAACCTCTGCGCAGGATCGATCTACGCGTGGTCCGTCTTTGCGCCGCCCCTCGCCGAGCGCCTTTCCCTCCTTACGGGTGAGGCGCTCACGGCAGGAAGCCTCGCCGCAGCCTTCAGTCTTGCCAACGCGGTCGGTCCCATTCCGATGATTCTCGGCGGCGCCGTGAATGATCGATTCGGACCTCGGTGGGTCATCGCCTCGGGCGGGCTCCTGATTGGACTCGGCTTCTTTCTCGCAGCAACCGCAGAAACCACGCTGAGCCTCATTCTGGGCTACGGTATCGGGTTCGGCCTCGGACTCGGTCTCGTCTACGGCTCAACGATCAACACGACGCTCAAGTTTTTCCCGGACCATCGGGGGCTTGCTGGAGGACTCACCACCGCGCTCTATGGGCTGAGTTCGGTCATTCTCCCGCCCGTTGCTTTAGCCTTGATTTCCGCCGAAGGCATTCAATACGCGCTCATCATGCTCGGCACCGTCTTTACGGTCATGATTGTCTCCGGCGGACTCTTCATGCAGAAGTGCCCGGACGGCTTTGAAGCGAAATTCCGTTCAAGCACCGCTGCCCCCGTAAGGCCCGCACGCGAGGAACTCAACTGGCGCGGCATGCTCCGCGCCAGACGCTTTCCCCCGATGGTGCTGCTCCTTCTCTGCGGCGCCATCCCCGGGATGATGATCATTTCGCACTGCTGGAGCGCGGCGAGAGAACTCGCAGGGCTCGATGCCGCCGCAGCCTCCGTTGCTGTATCGATTCTCGCCCTTGCCAACGTTTTCGGCCGCATTCTCGCGGGTGCGGCGTCCGATCGATTCGGGCGCCTTCCCTCGCTCATGGGGGCGCTTGTCCTCACCCTTCTCGGCTGCACGCTCCTCTCGGCTGCCGACGGCATCGCGGCGCTCTGGTTCTGGAGCGGCATTCTCCTCGTCGGCATCGCCTTCGGCGCCTTTATGGGCATCTACCCCGGCTTTACCGCTGAGGAATTCGGCGCGAAGAGCAATTCCGTCAACTACGGCATCATGTTTTGCGGTTTTTCGATTGCGGGCTTTGTTGGTCCAGTTGCCATGAATTTCCTGCTTGAGACGGGCTTCTCCTACCAGGAGATTTGCCTCATGGCCTCGAGCCTCTCGCTTGCAGGGCTTTTTTGCGGGTGGATTTTTTCGAAATCGCTCCCGCATAAGGAATGA